One Nocardioides luti DNA window includes the following coding sequences:
- the glmM gene encoding phosphoglucosamine mutase codes for MTRLFGTDGVRGLANGHLTAELALDLSVAAARVLADRGEFAGHRPLAVVGRDTRISGQFLEAAVVAGLASAGVDVLLLGVLPTPAVAHLTGALHADLGVMLSASHNAMPDNGIKFLARGGLKLDDAVEAEIERHLHEDWDRPTGGDVGRVSAYPTAVAEYAAHLDGTLSRRLDGLTVVLDCAEGAAHASGPMALREAGATVIAIHDQPDGLNINDNCGSTHLAPLQAAVLEHGADCGFALDGDADRVLAVDHEGNVVDGDQILAVLALSLALNGHLVKDTVVATVMSNLGFVQAMKAAGLGVRQTKVGDRYVLEAMRVSGYSLGGEQSGHVIMSEHATTGDGTLAALHVLERMAATGQTLQSLASVVNRLPQVLVNVPDVDKSRVDEDAVLAAALSEEEAALGDTGRVLLRQSGTEPLVRVMVEAATHDEAEAVANRLADVVRRQLTLR; via the coding sequence ATGACGCGACTCTTCGGCACGGACGGGGTCCGGGGCCTGGCCAACGGTCATCTGACCGCTGAGCTGGCCCTGGACCTTTCCGTTGCAGCAGCACGTGTCCTGGCCGACAGGGGCGAGTTCGCGGGTCACCGCCCGCTCGCCGTGGTCGGCCGGGACACGCGCATCTCCGGCCAGTTCCTCGAGGCGGCGGTGGTGGCCGGGCTGGCCTCCGCCGGTGTCGACGTGCTGCTCCTCGGGGTGCTGCCCACCCCGGCGGTGGCGCACCTGACCGGTGCCCTGCACGCGGACCTCGGCGTGATGCTCTCCGCCTCGCACAACGCGATGCCCGACAACGGCATCAAGTTCCTCGCCCGCGGCGGCCTCAAGCTCGACGACGCCGTGGAGGCCGAGATCGAGCGGCACCTCCACGAGGACTGGGACCGCCCCACCGGCGGCGACGTCGGCCGGGTCTCGGCGTACCCCACCGCCGTGGCGGAGTACGCCGCCCACCTCGACGGCACCCTGAGCCGCCGCCTCGACGGGCTCACCGTCGTCCTCGACTGCGCCGAGGGTGCCGCCCACGCGTCGGGCCCGATGGCGCTGCGGGAGGCCGGCGCGACCGTGATCGCGATCCACGACCAGCCCGACGGCCTCAACATCAACGACAACTGCGGATCGACCCACCTGGCACCGCTCCAGGCGGCGGTGCTCGAGCACGGCGCCGACTGCGGCTTCGCGCTCGACGGCGACGCCGACCGGGTGCTCGCGGTCGACCACGAGGGCAACGTCGTCGACGGCGACCAGATCCTGGCCGTCCTCGCGCTGTCCCTCGCGCTCAACGGCCACCTCGTCAAGGACACGGTCGTCGCCACCGTGATGAGCAACCTCGGCTTCGTGCAGGCCATGAAGGCCGCCGGTCTCGGCGTCCGCCAGACCAAGGTGGGGGACCGCTACGTCCTCGAGGCGATGCGGGTCTCCGGCTACTCCCTCGGCGGTGAGCAGTCCGGCCACGTGATCATGAGCGAGCACGCCACCACCGGCGACGGCACGCTCGCGGCGCTGCACGTGCTCGAGCGGATGGCCGCCACCGGGCAGACGCTCCAGTCGCTCGCGTCCGTCGTCAACCGGCTGCCCCAGGTGCTCGTGAACGTCCCCGACGTGGACAAGTCGCGGGTCGACGAGGACGCCGTGCTCGCCGCCGCGCTCTCCGAGGAGGAGGCTGCGCTCGGCGACACCGGTCGGGTGCTGCTGCGCCAGTCGGGCACCGAGCCGCTGGTGCGGGTGATGGTCGAGGCGGCCACCCACGACGAGGCCGAGGCCGTCGCGAACCGGCTGGCCGACGTCGTACGCCGTCAGCTCACGCTGCGCTGA
- the rpsI gene encoding 30S ribosomal protein S9, translating to MRNTVAETTESTENTTNQGGEVEETFETNEQGVAYSSESAPSADAPLRPATIAPAAATGRRKEAVARVRIVPGTGVWTVNGRTLDSYFPNKLHQQVVNEPFANLDLMDRFDVIARIHGGGITGQAGALRLGVARCLNAIDTETNRPSLKKAGLLTRDARVIERKKAGLKKARKAPQFSKR from the coding sequence GTGAGGAATACCGTGGCTGAGACCACCGAGAGCACCGAGAACACCACCAACCAGGGTGGCGAGGTCGAGGAGACCTTCGAGACCAACGAGCAGGGCGTCGCCTACAGCTCCGAGAGCGCCCCGTCCGCCGACGCCCCGCTGCGTCCCGCGACGATCGCTCCCGCCGCGGCCACCGGCCGTCGCAAGGAGGCCGTGGCGCGTGTCCGCATCGTCCCCGGCACCGGCGTGTGGACCGTCAACGGCCGCACCCTGGACTCCTACTTCCCGAACAAGCTGCACCAGCAGGTCGTGAACGAGCCCTTCGCGAACCTCGACCTGATGGACCGCTTCGACGTCATCGCCCGCATCCACGGCGGCGGCATCACCGGTCAGGCCGGCGCCCTGCGCCTCGGCGTGGCCCGCTGCCTGAACGCGATCGACACCGAGACCAACCGCCCCTCGCTCAAGAAGGCCGGGCTGCTCACGCGCGACGCCCGCGTCATCGAGCGCAAGAAGGCCGGTCTCAAGAAGGCGCGTAAGGCGCCGCAGTTCAGCAAGCGCTGA
- a CDS encoding organic hydroperoxide resistance protein: MTNTPEKIVYTARAHVTGGRAGHAVSEDGVLDLQLTAPKETGGPGTGTNPEQLFAVGYGACFQGALGLVAKKAGVDASRSVVEVAVGFGPEGESFAITADIVARIPGVDDAQAQELVEAAHQVCPYSKATRGNVPVTVTGLGVAASEVA, translated from the coding sequence ATGACCAACACCCCTGAGAAGATCGTCTACACCGCCCGCGCCCACGTCACCGGCGGTCGCGCCGGCCACGCGGTGTCCGAGGACGGCGTCCTCGACCTGCAGCTGACCGCGCCCAAGGAGACGGGTGGGCCCGGCACGGGCACCAACCCCGAGCAGCTGTTCGCCGTCGGCTACGGCGCCTGCTTCCAGGGTGCGCTCGGCCTGGTCGCGAAGAAGGCCGGCGTCGACGCCTCCCGGTCGGTCGTCGAGGTCGCCGTCGGGTTCGGTCCCGAGGGCGAGTCCTTCGCGATCACCGCCGACATCGTCGCCAGGATCCCCGGCGTCGACGACGCGCAGGCCCAGGAGCTCGTCGAGGCGGCCCACCAGGTCTGCCCGTACTCCAAGGCCACGCGCGGCAACGTCCCGGTCACCGTCACGGGGCTGGGCGTCGCCGCCTCCGAGGTCGCCTGA
- a CDS encoding GNAT family N-acetyltransferase, which yields MSDVEIREVDVHDEPALRVWWETGRAASAERPFDAWPVWEVSRVALPRERSDGRKELVTATRDGAVVGAGMVWFFLADNTHLAQVDVWVPPEHRRRGLGRALLADLEERVRNAGRTTCLSTVRAPVDEDSAAVGFAAALGYPVASHEETKLVDLATAVPRWAALDEEVAAAQGDYGYVPFEDVVPEAYVDDFCALLSAFMGLIPTGDLDLREAEWTPERLHEHEERTRATGRTWVVALAVDPDGRACGFSELGISSQDPRHAEVGGTMVLPEHRGHRLGLGMKLLTHRRVLELYPECAYVETGNAGVNAPMNAVNERLGYRVVERSLDVQKVL from the coding sequence ATGAGCGACGTGGAGATCCGTGAGGTCGACGTGCACGACGAGCCCGCCCTGCGGGTGTGGTGGGAGACCGGGCGGGCGGCGAGCGCGGAGCGGCCGTTCGACGCGTGGCCGGTGTGGGAGGTCTCGCGGGTCGCCCTGCCGCGCGAGCGCAGCGACGGCCGCAAGGAGCTCGTGACCGCGACCCGGGACGGCGCGGTCGTCGGGGCGGGGATGGTGTGGTTCTTCCTCGCCGACAACACCCACCTGGCGCAGGTCGACGTCTGGGTGCCCCCCGAGCACCGGCGCCGCGGCCTCGGCCGGGCGCTCCTCGCCGACCTGGAGGAGCGGGTGCGGAACGCGGGGCGCACGACCTGCCTCAGCACCGTGCGTGCGCCGGTCGACGAGGACAGCGCGGCGGTGGGCTTCGCGGCGGCCCTGGGCTACCCGGTCGCGAGCCACGAGGAGACCAAGCTGGTGGACCTCGCCACGGCCGTCCCGCGGTGGGCCGCGCTCGACGAGGAGGTCGCGGCCGCCCAGGGGGACTACGGCTACGTGCCGTTCGAGGACGTCGTGCCGGAGGCGTACGTCGACGACTTCTGCGCCCTGCTGTCGGCCTTCATGGGCCTGATCCCCACCGGTGACCTCGACCTGCGCGAGGCCGAGTGGACCCCGGAGCGGCTGCACGAGCACGAGGAGCGGACCCGCGCGACCGGGCGGACCTGGGTGGTCGCGCTGGCGGTCGACCCGGACGGCCGGGCCTGCGGCTTCTCCGAGCTCGGCATCTCGAGCCAGGACCCGCGGCACGCCGAGGTCGGGGGCACGATGGTGCTCCCGGAGCACCGCGGCCACCGGCTCGGGCTGGGCATGAAGCTGCTGACCCACCGGAGGGTGCTGGAGCTCTACCCGGAGTGTGCCTACGTCGAGACCGGCAACGCCGGCGTGAACGCGCCGATGAACGCCGTGAACGAGCGGCTGGGCTACCGGGTGGTCGAGCGCTCCCTGGACGTCCAGAAGGTGCTCTGA
- the glmS gene encoding glutamine--fructose-6-phosphate transaminase (isomerizing): MCGIVGYVGEQQAQGVVIEGLRRLEYRGYDSAGIALVDRGTIASDKRAGKLANLEKALQDHPLVPSTTGIGHTRWATHGAPNDTNAHPHLGRSGRLALVHNGIIENFAELRAVLEKAGHTLVSETDTEVAAHLVENELESGADLTTAMQNVCRVLEGAFTLVAVDAQDPSRVVAARRNSPLVVGLGEGENFLGSDVAAFIEHTREALELGQDQVVTITRDGVEVTGFDGSPSEGRRYHVDWDLSAAEKDGHDWFMRKEIHEQPHAVADSLLGRRTPEGLLHLDEMRLTDQELRSIDKIIIIACGTSFYAGMVAKYAIEHWTRTPCEVELASEFRYRDPILTPSTLVVAISQSGETADTLQAIRHARTQHSRVLAICNTNGSTIPRESDAVIYTHAGPEIGVASTKGFLTQLVACYLLALYLAQVKGTLYGDEIGNVLDQLHEMPDHIQRVLDGEQQVYDLAKEHTGSRSVLFLGRHAGYPVALEGALKLKELAYLHAEGFAAGELKHGPIALIEQDLPVLCVVPPQGRDQLREKMISGIQEVRARGARTICLVEDGDEAIAPYADVLIRLPKVPVLLQPLVAVVPLQLFACELATLMGHDVDQPRNLAKSVTVE, translated from the coding sequence ATGTGCGGAATCGTGGGCTATGTCGGGGAGCAGCAGGCACAGGGCGTCGTGATCGAGGGGCTGCGACGGCTCGAGTACCGCGGCTACGACTCCGCCGGGATCGCCCTCGTCGACCGGGGCACGATCGCCTCCGACAAGCGCGCCGGGAAGCTCGCCAACCTCGAGAAGGCCCTCCAGGACCACCCGCTGGTGCCCTCGACGACCGGCATCGGGCACACCCGCTGGGCCACCCACGGCGCCCCCAACGACACCAACGCGCACCCGCACCTGGGCCGCAGCGGGCGGCTCGCGCTCGTGCACAACGGGATCATCGAGAACTTCGCCGAGCTGCGGGCGGTGCTCGAGAAGGCCGGCCACACGCTGGTCTCCGAGACCGACACCGAGGTCGCGGCCCACCTCGTGGAGAACGAGCTCGAGAGCGGCGCCGACCTGACCACCGCGATGCAGAACGTCTGCCGGGTCCTCGAGGGCGCCTTCACGCTGGTCGCCGTCGACGCGCAGGACCCGTCGCGGGTGGTGGCCGCGCGCCGCAACTCGCCGCTCGTCGTCGGGCTGGGCGAGGGCGAGAACTTCCTCGGCTCCGACGTGGCGGCCTTCATCGAGCACACCCGCGAGGCGCTGGAGCTCGGGCAGGACCAGGTCGTCACGATCACCCGCGACGGCGTCGAGGTGACCGGCTTCGACGGCTCGCCGTCCGAGGGTCGCCGCTACCACGTCGACTGGGACCTGTCGGCCGCCGAGAAGGACGGCCACGACTGGTTCATGCGCAAGGAGATCCACGAGCAGCCGCACGCCGTGGCGGACTCGCTGCTGGGCCGGCGCACGCCCGAGGGGCTGCTGCACCTCGACGAGATGCGCCTGACGGACCAAGAGCTGCGCTCGATCGACAAGATCATCATCATCGCGTGCGGGACGTCGTTCTACGCCGGCATGGTCGCGAAGTACGCCATCGAGCACTGGACCCGCACGCCGTGCGAGGTCGAGCTCGCCTCGGAGTTCCGCTACCGCGACCCGATCCTCACGCCGTCCACGCTGGTGGTGGCGATCAGCCAGTCCGGCGAGACCGCCGACACCCTGCAGGCGATCCGGCACGCGCGCACCCAGCACTCGCGGGTCCTGGCGATCTGCAACACCAACGGCTCGACGATCCCGCGCGAGTCCGACGCGGTGATCTACACCCACGCCGGCCCGGAGATCGGGGTCGCGTCGACCAAGGGCTTCCTGACCCAGCTGGTCGCCTGCTACCTGCTCGCGCTCTACCTCGCGCAGGTCAAGGGCACGCTGTACGGCGACGAGATCGGCAACGTGCTCGACCAGCTGCACGAGATGCCGGACCACATCCAGCGCGTGCTCGACGGCGAGCAGCAGGTCTACGACCTCGCCAAGGAGCACACGGGCAGCCGCTCGGTGCTGTTCCTGGGGCGGCACGCGGGCTACCCGGTCGCGCTCGAGGGGGCGCTGAAGCTCAAGGAGCTGGCCTACCTCCACGCCGAGGGCTTCGCCGCCGGCGAGCTCAAGCACGGCCCGATCGCCCTGATCGAGCAGGACCTCCCGGTGCTGTGCGTCGTCCCGCCCCAGGGGCGCGACCAGCTGCGGGAGAAGATGATCAGCGGCATCCAGGAGGTCCGGGCCCGTGGTGCCCGGACGATCTGCCTGGTCGAGGACGGGGACGAGGCGATCGCGCCGTACGCCGACGTGCTGATCCGGCTGCCCAAGGTCCCGGTGCTCCTGCAGCCCCTGGTCGCGGTCGTGCCGCTGCAGCTCTTCGCCTGCGAGCTCGCGACGCTGATGGGCCACGACGTCGACCAGCCGCGCAACCTCGCCAAGTCCGTCACGGTCGAGTAG
- a CDS encoding citrate synthase, with protein MTESLTVRDNRTGQEYDVPILDGTIKAADIGKIKAGEDTPGLAVYDPGFVNTASCRSAVTYIDGEKGILEYRGYPIEQLAEKSNFLEVAYLLNHGKLPSKEEYDSWVHEITYHTFVHENVKSFMEGFRYDAHPMGMLMASVGALSTFYPDARNISDAENRHMQIVRMIAKMPTLGAWSFRHAQGKPFVYPDNDLGYTANFLSMLFKMSERKFEADERLVKALDVLFILHADHEQNCSTNAVRSVGSSQVDPYSAVSAGVAALYGPLHGGANEAVLRMLRRIGSKENIPAFIEGVKNGNEKLMGFGHRVYKNFDPRATIIKKACDDVFEVTGVNPLLEIAKELEKIALEDEYFIKRKLYPNVDFYSGLIYEAFQFPPEMFTVLFAIGRTPGWLAQWSELVDDKEQKIARPKQIYTGDRTLDFVPASERWA; from the coding sequence GTGACTGAATCTCTCACCGTCCGTGACAACCGCACCGGACAGGAGTACGACGTCCCGATCCTCGACGGCACCATCAAGGCCGCCGACATCGGGAAGATCAAGGCCGGGGAGGACACCCCGGGCCTCGCCGTCTACGACCCGGGCTTCGTGAACACCGCCTCGTGCCGCAGCGCCGTCACCTACATCGACGGCGAGAAGGGCATCCTCGAGTACCGCGGCTACCCGATCGAGCAGCTGGCGGAGAAGTCGAACTTCCTCGAGGTCGCCTACCTGCTCAACCACGGGAAGCTGCCCTCCAAGGAGGAGTACGACTCCTGGGTGCACGAGATCACCTACCACACGTTCGTGCACGAGAACGTCAAGAGCTTCATGGAGGGCTTCCGCTACGACGCCCACCCCATGGGCATGCTGATGGCCTCCGTCGGCGCGCTCTCGACGTTCTACCCCGACGCCCGCAACATCAGCGACGCCGAGAACCGCCACATGCAGATCGTCCGCATGATCGCGAAGATGCCGACGCTGGGTGCCTGGTCGTTCCGCCACGCGCAGGGCAAGCCGTTCGTCTACCCGGACAACGACCTGGGCTACACCGCGAACTTCCTCTCGATGCTGTTCAAGATGAGCGAGCGCAAGTTCGAGGCCGACGAGCGGCTGGTCAAGGCCCTCGACGTCCTCTTCATCCTGCACGCCGACCACGAGCAGAACTGCTCGACCAACGCGGTCCGCTCGGTCGGCTCCTCGCAGGTCGACCCGTACTCCGCGGTCTCCGCCGGCGTCGCAGCCCTCTACGGCCCGCTGCACGGTGGCGCCAACGAGGCCGTGCTGCGGATGCTGCGGCGCATCGGCTCGAAGGAGAACATCCCGGCGTTCATCGAGGGTGTGAAGAACGGCAACGAGAAGCTCATGGGCTTCGGGCACCGCGTCTACAAGAACTTCGACCCGCGCGCGACGATCATCAAGAAGGCCTGCGACGACGTCTTCGAGGTCACCGGGGTCAACCCCCTCCTCGAGATCGCCAAGGAGCTCGAGAAGATCGCCCTCGAGGACGAGTACTTCATCAAGCGCAAGCTCTACCCCAACGTCGACTTCTACTCCGGGCTCATCTACGAGGCGTTCCAGTTCCCGCCCGAGATGTTCACCGTCCTCTTCGCCATCGGCCGCACCCCCGGCTGGCTCGCGCAGTGGTCCGAGCTCGTGGACGACAAGGAGCAGAAGATCGCGCGTCCGAAGCAGATCTACACCGGCGACCGCACGCTCGACTTCGTGCCCGCGTCCGAGCGTTGGGCTTGA
- a CDS encoding NAD(P)H-hydrate dehydratase has protein sequence MRQAHTVEQVRAAEAELLARLPEGALMQRAAAGLAYAVLDLLGSAYGRRVRLLVGSGDNGGDALYAGALLARRGCAVEAVLLSETPHAAGLAALRAAGGVVCPTTRPGASSGTRGDAGDRGVRPDVVVDGIVGIGGRPGLRPDAVAALDGLDGVPVVAVDVPSGVDVDSGELAGPHVTADLTVTFGTHKVAHLADPAAAACGAVHLVDLGLDLPAPALEALQPDDVAALLPRPAPDAQKYSRGVVGLRAGSATYPGAALLCAGGAATGLCGMVRYVGDETVARQVREAHPEIVGEGRVQAWVVGPGGGEQAGEALSAALADGVPLVVDADALQHVDGPLGVPAVLTPHAGELARMLDVERDEVEEAPLAHVSRAAEQYDAVVLLKGRHTLVATPDGRVRATTTGVPWLATAGAGDVLSGLVGALLAAGLTPYDAASVGSWLHGAAATVASSGGPVVAGQVAGAVAAVVRALPDVRH, from the coding sequence ATGAGGCAGGCGCACACGGTGGAGCAGGTCCGGGCCGCGGAGGCCGAGCTGCTGGCGAGACTGCCCGAGGGCGCGCTGATGCAGCGGGCCGCCGCCGGGCTGGCCTACGCCGTGCTGGACCTGCTCGGGTCGGCGTACGGCCGCCGGGTGCGGCTGCTCGTCGGGTCGGGGGACAACGGCGGTGACGCGCTGTACGCCGGGGCGCTGCTCGCCCGCAGAGGCTGCGCCGTCGAGGCGGTGCTCCTCTCGGAGACGCCGCACGCCGCGGGGCTGGCCGCGCTGCGGGCGGCCGGCGGGGTCGTGTGCCCCACGACGCGCCCCGGCGCGTCCTCAGGCACACGAGGCGACGCCGGCGACCGAGGCGTCCGCCCGGACGTCGTCGTCGACGGCATCGTCGGGATCGGCGGCCGGCCCGGGCTCCGGCCGGACGCGGTCGCCGCGCTGGACGGCCTCGACGGCGTCCCGGTCGTCGCGGTCGACGTGCCGTCCGGGGTGGACGTCGACAGCGGCGAGCTGGCCGGGCCGCACGTCACGGCCGACCTCACCGTCACCTTCGGCACCCACAAGGTCGCGCACCTGGCCGACCCCGCCGCGGCCGCGTGCGGCGCGGTCCACCTCGTCGACCTGGGTCTCGACCTGCCCGCCCCGGCGCTCGAGGCGCTGCAGCCGGACGACGTGGCGGCGCTGCTGCCGCGACCGGCGCCGGACGCCCAGAAGTACTCCCGCGGCGTCGTCGGGCTGCGCGCCGGCTCGGCGACGTACCCCGGCGCGGCGCTGCTGTGCGCCGGCGGTGCCGCGACCGGCCTGTGCGGGATGGTCCGCTACGTCGGCGACGAGACCGTCGCCCGCCAGGTCCGCGAGGCGCACCCCGAGATCGTGGGGGAGGGCCGGGTGCAGGCCTGGGTGGTCGGACCCGGTGGCGGCGAGCAGGCGGGCGAGGCGCTGTCCGCGGCCCTCGCCGACGGCGTGCCGCTCGTGGTCGACGCCGACGCGCTGCAGCACGTCGACGGCCCGCTCGGCGTCCCCGCCGTGCTGACGCCGCACGCCGGCGAGCTCGCCCGGATGCTCGACGTCGAGCGGGACGAGGTCGAGGAGGCGCCCCTGGCGCACGTGAGCCGTGCGGCCGAGCAGTACGACGCCGTCGTCCTGCTCAAGGGCCGCCACACGCTGGTCGCCACGCCCGACGGGCGCGTCCGTGCGACGACGACCGGCGTGCCCTGGCTGGCCACCGCGGGGGCCGGCGACGTGCTGTCCGGGCTCGTCGGCGCGCTGCTGGCCGCCGGCCTCACGCCGTACGACGCCGCCTCGGTCGGGTCCTGGCTGCACGGTGCCGCCGCGACCGTCGCGTCGTCCGGCGGACCGGTCGTCGCGGGCCAGGTCGCGGGTGCCGTGGCAGCCGTCGTGCGCGCGCTCCCGGACGTCCGCCACTGA
- the rplM gene encoding 50S ribosomal protein L13 has protein sequence MRTYSPKPGDIQRDWHVIDATDVVLGRLAVQTANLLRGKHKPIFAPHVDAGDFVIIINAEKVALSGTKKTTKMAYRHSGYPGGLSATPIGELLEKDARKAIENAVWGMLPKNRLGRQVLKKLKVYSGPTHPHEAQQAKPFEIVQVSQ, from the coding sequence GTGCGCACGTACAGCCCCAAGCCCGGTGACATCCAGCGAGACTGGCACGTCATCGACGCCACCGACGTGGTCCTCGGACGCCTCGCCGTCCAGACCGCCAACCTGCTCCGTGGCAAGCACAAGCCGATCTTCGCGCCCCACGTCGACGCCGGTGACTTCGTCATCATCATCAACGCGGAGAAGGTCGCCCTCTCGGGCACCAAGAAGACCACCAAGATGGCGTACCGCCACTCCGGTTACCCGGGCGGCCTCTCGGCCACCCCCATCGGCGAGCTCCTCGAGAAGGACGCCCGCAAGGCGATCGAGAACGCGGTCTGGGGCATGCTCCCCAAGAACCGCCTCGGCCGTCAGGTCCTGAAGAAGCTGAAGGTCTACTCCGGCCCCACGCACCCGCACGAGGCCCAGCAGGCCAAGCCCTTCGAGATCGTCCAGGTCTCCCAGTAA
- the coaA gene encoding type I pantothenate kinase, with protein sequence MSHHGWTPQGAGEDAGREPSPYIELDRDAWAALAQETSSPLSAEEVRRLRGLGDSLDIDEVREVYLPLSRMLSMYVESAGRLHLRQEEFLHRRTPPRTPFVIGLAGSVAVGKSTTARVLQEMLAHWPEHPNVALVTTDGFLYPNAELERRGILHRKGFPESYDRRALLRFVVDIKSGKDEVEAPTYSHLVYDVVPEEKVVVKRPDIVIIEGLNVLQPARVREDGRTGLTLSDFFDFSVYVDAGTGHIRNWYVERFLRLRETAFRDPGSYFAKYGALSADEATAEAERIWDTINGPNLSQNILPTRSRATLVLRKDRDHSVRYVRVRKL encoded by the coding sequence ATGTCGCACCACGGGTGGACCCCGCAGGGCGCCGGCGAGGACGCCGGGCGCGAACCCTCCCCCTACATCGAGCTCGACCGCGACGCGTGGGCCGCGCTGGCGCAGGAGACCAGCAGCCCGCTGAGCGCGGAGGAGGTCCGCCGGCTGCGGGGGCTCGGCGACTCCCTCGACATCGACGAGGTGCGCGAGGTCTACCTGCCGCTGTCGCGGATGCTGAGCATGTACGTCGAGTCCGCCGGCCGCCTGCACCTGCGGCAGGAGGAGTTCCTCCACCGCCGCACCCCGCCGCGCACGCCGTTCGTCATCGGCCTCGCCGGCTCGGTCGCCGTCGGCAAGTCGACCACAGCGCGGGTGCTGCAGGAGATGCTCGCCCACTGGCCCGAGCACCCCAACGTGGCGCTGGTGACGACCGACGGGTTCCTCTACCCGAACGCCGAGCTCGAGCGCCGCGGCATCCTGCACCGCAAGGGCTTCCCCGAGTCCTACGACCGCCGGGCGCTGCTGCGCTTCGTCGTCGACATCAAGTCCGGCAAGGACGAGGTCGAGGCCCCGACGTACTCCCACCTCGTCTACGACGTGGTCCCCGAGGAGAAGGTCGTCGTCAAGCGGCCCGACATCGTCATCATCGAGGGCCTCAACGTCCTCCAGCCGGCGCGGGTGCGCGAGGACGGCCGCACCGGCCTCACGCTGAGCGACTTCTTCGACTTCAGCGTCTACGTCGACGCCGGCACCGGCCACATCCGCAACTGGTACGTCGAGCGCTTCCTGCGGCTGCGGGAGACGGCGTTCCGCGACCCCGGCTCCTACTTCGCGAAGTACGGCGCCCTCAGCGCTGACGAGGCGACCGCGGAGGCCGAGCGGATCTGGGACACGATCAACGGGCCGAACCTGAGCCAGAACATCCTGCCCACCCGCTCGCGGGCCACGCTGGTGCTGCGCAAGGACCGCGACCACTCGGTCCGCTACGTGCGGGTCCGCAAGCTCTGA
- a CDS encoding holo-ACP synthase, with amino-acid sequence MAIVGVGIDVVDVARFGQSLERTPGLAERLFTPDEASHRLASLAARFAAKEAIAKALGAPGNLAWHDAEVVSEASGRPLLVIRGSVQARADELGVASVHVSLSHDAGIASAVVVLES; translated from the coding sequence GTGGCGATCGTGGGCGTCGGCATCGACGTGGTGGACGTGGCGCGCTTCGGGCAGTCGCTCGAGCGGACGCCCGGCCTGGCCGAGCGGCTCTTCACGCCCGACGAGGCCTCGCACCGGCTGGCCTCGCTGGCCGCCCGGTTCGCCGCCAAGGAGGCGATCGCCAAGGCGCTCGGGGCGCCGGGCAACCTCGCCTGGCACGACGCCGAGGTGGTGTCCGAGGCGTCGGGCCGCCCGCTGCTCGTGATCCGCGGCTCCGTCCAGGCCCGTGCCGACGAGCTCGGGGTCGCCTCCGTCCACGTCTCGCTCTCCCACGACGCCGGCATCGCGTCCGCCGTCGTGGTGCTGGAGTCCTGA